CGTGCCAGAGCGCCGACCAGGTGCGCGGCCCGACGAGGCCGTCCGGGACGAGCGGCGGATGGTCGGCCTGGAAGCGCTGGACCGCGGCGAGCGTCCGCGCGCCGAACACGCCGTCGACCGCCTCCCACGGCAGGTAGCGCCGGTTGGCGAGCATGCACTGCACCTGGGAGACGCGCTCGCCCTGTTCGCCGAACGCGGTCAGCCCGTCCCCGTCGTAGAAGGCGCAGACGGGGCTGGAGCCGGCCGGGGGCACGTTGCTCTCGTCGGCGGTGGCGCCGGGGGCCACGGCCAGTGCGGCGGCCAGGACGAGCGCGGCCAGGGCCGGGCCCCGGGCGGCGCGGCGGAACGGCGGAGTCGTACGGATCACGGTGGGGTACTCCTCGAACGATGCGGTGACGGTGGCCGGTGCCGGGAGCGCCGTGCCCCGTCCTCTCGTCGAGGACAACACCGCGTACTGCCGTGACGTCACTCCCGGGGTGGCTGCCGGGACCTGGAACCGGGAGGAGTTCACACACTTGTCACCGAGGGGAGTGAGTGGACCGTACTGCCGTTGACCGGTGGCTGTACGGTGCACATCTCAGATGAGATCTTTGAACTGCTGGGCCGGAAGAGCGTGTTCAGCGGGGTATTCGACTTCCCGTGTGTACGCGTGACGCCCATGCACAGATCGCCTCCGGCGCAGGCGGCCGCTTCGCCCTGGCAGGAGCGAAGTGCGAGCGACGACTCCCCGCTCGCTACGGCCCCGCGCCGGAGGTACCCGTCGAACCGCGCGGGCTCTCGCAGTGGAGCAGTGGAGCAGCGGAGCGGCCGGCTTCCGCGACGCCCCGGGCCGTCCTCCTTGTGTCTACACCGGTACCGAAACGGCAGACACAGTGTCGGGGCCCCTTCCTGTGCGGGCATGGTGGGATGTTGACGTAGCCGAAAAGGCCACTCGCCCGTCGGAGGTCCCAGCACGGGAAGAGCACGACCGACGCCTCACGACCGACGCCCCCACCTCTGAAGGAGACACAGAATGAAGACCGTCAACCACTGGATCGGTGGCAAGACCGTCGAGGGCGCGTCGGGCAACTACGGCCCGGTCACCGACCCGGCCACCGGAGCCGTCACCACCCAGGTCGCGCTCGCCTCCCCGGAGGAGGTCGACGCCGCGGTGGCCGCCGCGAAGGACGCGTACGCGACGTGGGGCACGTCCTCGCTGTCCGCCCGCACCGCGATCCTCTTCCGCTACCGCGCGCTGCTGGACGCCCACCGCGACGAGATCGCCGCCCTGATCACCGCCGAGCACGGCAAGGTGCACTCCGACGCGCTCGGCGAGGTCGCCCGCGGTCTGGAGATCGTCGAGCTGGCGTGCGGCATCACCACGCAGCTCAAGGGCGAGCTGTCCACCCAGGTGTCCACCCGGGTCGACGTCTCCTCGATCCGCCAGTCGATCGGTGTCGTCGCCGGCATCACGCCGTTCAACTTCCCGGCCATGGTGCCGATGTGGATGTTCCCGCTCGCCGTCGCCTGCGGCAACACCTTCGTCCTCAAGCCGAG
This genomic interval from Streptomyces sp. NBC_00464 contains the following:
- a CDS encoding peptidoglycan-binding domain-containing protein, whose product is MHRTATGQRQYGPLTPLGDKCVNSSRFQVPAATPGVTSRQYAVLSSTRGRGTALPAPATVTASFEEYPTVIRTTPPFRRAARGPALAALVLAAALAVAPGATADESNVPPAGSSPVCAFYDGDGLTAFGEQGERVSQVQCMLANRRYLPWEAVDGVFGARTLAAVQRFQADHPPLVPDGLVGPRTWSALWHA